ccattctagatatAACTAAGGCATAAACCACCGTGGCCTCAAGGAAATTTAATGcatagtattttaaatattttttgcgCATGAAGCAACGTCTGTGTACATCGAACCGAGAGAAAGCTAAAGTGTTACTATCTCGGCCACCCCTGTGGACAACTTTGAATTTTGGAAGATTTCGTACTTCTGGACAAGGGATGCCAAAATAGTGTAGTTGTTTATGTGATGGACTCTCAGAGACCACACTTTGCTCGGCTGTGGAAACCCATCAGGTTGCCATGGACGTCTCCCATTATTTCAGCCCTGGAGGAAGGCAATAACAAACCGGTTCTGAaccaattttgccaagaaaattctgtgatgCTTTGAGTTGCCgtaagccagaaatgacttgaaggcacacagcaggaTGGAGAATGCTATCACACTGGTGATGTTAATTGAAtgctttctttgttgttgttgtgtttttaattaaatttaatgAGAAATCTCtgggtctatgtgaaataagcagtaaattatatattattattatattataatatattatatattatatatgaatgAAAGGTTTCCATGAAATATGTTGTTTCCCcataaaaggtaaaggcaaaggtttcccctcgacattaagtctaattgtgttcGACTCtgtggagtggtgctcatctccatttctaagccaaagaagtggcattgtccttagacatctccaaggtcatgtggccagcatgactgcatgcagtaccattaccttcccaccagagcagtacctattgatctactcacatttgcatgttttcaaactgctcggttaacagaagctgggactaatagcgggagctcaccccactccccagattcgaacagtcaatctttcgatcagcaagttccgcaactcagcggtttaacctactgcaccactggtATATGTTCCCCCATATacttcattatttttgttgtgtctgtatctcttataaggagttggtttgacctctggtttgctagtaaaactgaattactgtgtcattaAGTGATACCTGTCTAAAAAGTATGTCATCAGCATGAagtgtttggaaagctttggATTAGGatagaaaattttaaaaacatgtagaatttttaatttttttggtggggggaatTTTGTATCATGTTTTTGTACATTAAGATGAAATTCATTCCAAAATTGTACCAAGAAACAGAGGGAAATAAGGACTGAAAAAAAAAGGCTATTTGGAATTTACAATTCGTATTTTcctcgtattgtcgaaggctttcatggctggaatcactgggttgttgtagattttttctggctatatggccatgttctagaggcattctctcctgacgtttcatctgcatctatggcaagcatcctcagaggttgtgaagtcacctcacaacctctgaggatgcttgccatagatgcaggtgaaatgtcaggagagaatgcctctagaacatggccatatagccagaaaaaacctacaacaacccgtatTTTCTTCATTAAGAGTCGCAATTTGCAATAGAATGACTTCCTATGGACCTGAGAGTCTACCCCTTGCCTTACAACTTGACCCCAGATCCCTTCTTTAATGCTTTGCTGACTTAAACTTGCTTTCTTGGTTGCAGGTTTCGAAGTGAAGGATCTTTGCTTTGTCCAAAGGCAGCAGAACCCAAGATCTTTTGTTCGATGAGAATCTGAAGTCTCGCATGGTGGATGTACAAATATACCATTCTGGAAATAAGGGAGGACCTCTCCATGCTCATTTTGAGAAACTGGCCTGTGCATTGTAAATTGACCCGTGAGTTTTCCAAAGGGATTGGAAAATCCAGTGCAACGTGGCAACAGCTAAACTTACTCCCATCTGTAGAATAATCAACCACAACCCACCCCATGCATTTCCTGGAATGGAGGAAATTATATTCCCAACAGAAAGAGCCTAGACCAGCTTTGAGCTCGGCTGAACCACAGCTGTGGTTTGGCTTGGAGATTTCGGCAACACCCTCACGATCTGAAGTACCGCAAATCAGATCGATGTCGGCTGGGAGGAAACATACTATGGTTATCTCTTTCCTTTCAAATGGCAGCTGATCTCAAAGAACTGCAGATCAACTAAAGATCTATTCTTAAGCACCCGCTTctgttttactttttaaagaaagcactccacaatatatatttatttatttctctgagCCAGGGAGAGAGAGTGGTTTCTCTCCCTCTCGCCATGTTCTTCAGCCGTGCCAAATCGTGGCTGCCCGGTCTGCCTTGGCGAAGGCCGAAGGCGGAGGATGTTTGGGGCAAACCTCAGGAGGACTGGAAGGAAGGGTTCGAGAAGACGCCGCCTCGCGCGCCTCCTCCTTCCAAAGCGAGATGGTGGAACGGGCGCCGGATCTTGGAAGCCATCGGCTGGGGCGAAAACGCTACTGGCGGAGCCCACTCCTTGCTGGCCAGCATACCTCAGCACCTGACCCCACCGAAGGCCTCCATGGAGTCACCGGAGCATTTCCAGATCTGCTTCAACTTTGCCCGCCACCTCTTTGACCTGTGCGTGGTGACATTGCTGTGTGCTTCCTCGCCAGCTTTCCGGCTAGTtttggatattgtgggattaggGGGTCCCATTAAGGTTTGGCTCCACGGCTTTGCCTGCTTCTTGGTCACCGCCTACGGCATGTACTTAGCCCTTTGGCTGGTGCAGGAGTACCTTGTGCAGTTTGCGTGCCTCTATGGCTTCTTACAGACCCTGGTTTTGTGCGTCAGCATCCGGGCAGGACCGCCAGAGCCCCAAGAAGATGAACAGAGTGCTGAACTTGATGTGACGAAGGGAGAGGCAGGCAAGGAAGAGGAACCGTCGGCCACTGACACATGTAAACAATAACTGGTGTGACGAGGAAGTAGGCGTCCTTAAGCCACCTCTTGGTATTTCTAGCCACTTCCTCTTATTTATTGGGGAAGACATATGGGATGGAAACCAAAGAGAATAATGGGACCGTCTTCAGAAGAATCAGGAAGATGGAGCTGATATCTTTTGTTTGGGACGgaggttttcaacctgtggatccctggatgttttggccttcaactcccagaaatcctaatagctggtaaactggttgggatttctgggagttgtaggccaaaacacctggggacccacaagttgagaaccactggtttaggatgTCTGGACAAATGATATGTTTGCTTATTTGGAAAACATCACCAGGTGATACAGGGAATATGATCTTGTGTTACCAAACCTTTTGACTGCAATGAGCTGCGATGAGGCAAAGTGCCATTTGTTTGGGAAGGGAAATCCATGTGCAGTGACAGCCTTCAGCAGGTATCAAAGAGGGAATGGGTGCAGGATACATTACACATATTTACCAGCGTTAAATTGGTTTTCCCATCGTAAGAACTGGGTAGTTATATTTGGAAAGCAAAGTAGAGGTCATAAGATCCCTTCTTGGATTCCTTGACAGAGAACCATGCAGCACTTGCTGAAGTTTGCATGACACTTCCTAAAAATCCTGTTCCCTGTCGTGCCAAAAGGTCACCTTGGCAAGCTCTGTATTTGGCCATTGGCTTATGTTTCCAATCCAGATATGCACGTATGAAGCACACACAGCTCACAATTTCACAGGAGAAAATCTTCATCGAGTTTTGGGATTTTCACAGAACTATTATTTACACTGATCTTGAGCTTTTTGCTTAACTTTCAAGGTAGAGATTATGTCTTCAGTTTGTAGAAGACACACGTTACAGTGGGTCTGATGCACCTGCTTTGGTTCAGTTTTGGGACCTGCCACAGATATAGAAAAACATAGATAATCATGTCCCATATTATTCTTAAATAGGGGGTGACAGATGTGCACActttaatgcaggcatgggcaaacttgggctgtccgggtgttttggacttcaactcccacaattcctaccggctgttaggaattgtgagagttgaagtccaaaacacctggacggcccaaatttgcccatgtctgctttaaTGTGTCTGCATTTATATTGCCACCATTTACTGATATGGGGCTTGATTATCTGTGGTCAGTGAAAAATGTGGATCCAGAGTATGCAAATCTGTAGGATCCTTATAACTTCCTATACTTGCAGTTTACCATAACGATAAGGAACCTTCTGCTCTTCAGCACTGTTGACCTGTGACCTCCATCCATAATCCTCTGGTCTCATCGACTTGGTCTtgttggagctgaagtcccaatAACCAAGGGCCAAAGAACCCCCAAACTTAGTTAATGTATTCAAGCAAATTGCCTGCTTTTTATGGAAGAGGATTTTTTGattggaaggaggaaaggaggctcATAAAATGAGCATGGAAACAACTGGTTAGTTGCATTTCATGGGGCCAAGATGCAACATATCAAGCTAGAAGTTGAAATGTAGGTGGGTTGAGGAAGTCTTAGATAATTGGGACCAAAGTGTGGATTCATTTGTACCTGAGCCAGAATCGGAGGCTGGAAAAAGGACTATAGTTCCTCATCATATTAGTTGGACAAATCCGTGAGTCCAAAAGACGTtggcttttccaagctctgaccaCTGTAGGTGATCTCAGGTGAGGGAACGGTGTACATTTGAGAACGAATGTCTTATTGAGTCTATTGGAACAAGGATTGTTTTTAACAGAACACATCTACTACATGTTTAAGAGAAAGAATCTACTGAAATTGGAGGACTGAGAGAAACCAGACAGAAATGGACATTTGGGCAGAGGGTAACTTGTCCTTAAGACGAGGCAGGATAGAAAATTTTCAGAGGAACTTAATTTGGAGAAGAGGAGGCATGTGGATTCAGAAATATATGCgtgagagggggagaaagagcagTGAAGTAGCAAAACTTTGAGGAAAACTAGTTGTGGGGAAAAGAGAAATATTGCTCATTCATATCCTTGTTGAGGTTAGCTTGATTCTCATAGCTGCTTCTAACAGAGTTGTTGAGGTGCTGCAGGATGCATTTCTGGAAACagtcttctctctcttccctcctcccaaCAAGCCTCAGGGATAAGCTTTTCTGAGCCTAGAACCCACTTGTTCCTTCTCACCAGCATCTAAAAACCTCTCCAGAATTTGGAGAGAACTAGCTCTTCagcttctttcttgctttccgcGTCTCCTCAGCAATATTACAGTGATTTCACTGGAACTGAGCCTATGGTTCTGGGGCAGAAGGGAGTTGTTTGTGTGTAGAGAGGCATCCAGGTCTTCCTCCAGCTTGATTTTGCGTGAGCCATTCAGAGAGTCAGATGACAACCCTACCACTTCTCGTCCTTGCCTAAAGTGTCAATATCACCCTGCCATTGTGATGGCTCAGCTTTCTTTGAGATGAAAGAGTTCACATCTGGAGAAATTTGGCCAACGCTATTCACTTTGTGATTGGAGGGGATCTTGAATCTCTGAAGTTCAGGTGTTCCTCTTGGTGGCCATGGGGCAAATAGATCTATGTACAACTTTTTGTGGTCTGGTTTATGTTTGTTGTCAGGAGGTCACTGATCTCGGAGTTGTAACTTTTTGGGaatacaactccccaaatcctcCCGGCTAGCCAGATGCCATGATTTGAGGAACCATActacaaaaaagtaacttctccaagctcCAGCTGGGGTTGGATCACCCTGATCCCTGGTCTCCGAAGTTCAAGTGTTCCTCTTGGTGGCCATGGGCCAAGTTGACCTATGTACAACTTTTTGCGGTCCTGTTTATGTTTGTTGTCAGGAGGTTGCTGATCTCGGAGAAGTAACTTTTTGGGAATATAACTCCCCAAATCCTCCCAGCTACCTAGATGCCATGATTTGAGGAACCATACTTCAAAAAAGTAACATCATACTGTGAAGCTCCAGCTGGGGTTGGAGCTTGGAGCACTGGTGATAGTCTTAGGAAGACTGAAAATATAACTTCTGTTTTCTAGCATTAAGAAGTCCCAGTCTGAACAGTCTTATGAATATCCCCTTGAGCACCACTGTGATCATCTAAATCGGAAATGGTTGACTTGTAGCCCTCCAAGTGTTGTTGGGGTGTAGATTCCATCAGTCCTGGTCATTGTAACCACTGGTGAATGATGATAAAAATTGCAGTCCAAACAACACCTGGAGGTTGTAAATTGCCCACTCCTTCCtagattttaaaacaaaaactctCCAgaacattgtttctcaacctgtgggtccccaggtgttttggcctataacttccagaaatcccaattagtttaccagctgttaggatttctgggagttgaaggccaacatctggggacccacaggttgagaaccactgctatagaatgaATAACCCATCCTATGTTGCAGCTATACTATGATAATAGCAGCAAGAtatatgtttaggttttctgttcTCTTCAAGATTTGTAGTCTGACATACTGTGAAGTCTTACTGCAGGAATGAATTATCTTgaatccatataaaaccattccTGCACCTCCAAGCAGTGCCCTCCTCTTCCATCTGTAAACATAAATATAGTTCATCCCTCTCCTCATTTCCATTTTAGACAGTGACGTACTACTACTTAATTCAGCATCTCTGAACTCTAGGATCTATGCCTCTTGTTTTTTATTGATTCCTGCGCTGTTATCCATTGATGTCTAGATGTCACTTCTGCCTTCCTGAGATACaatatgtattcattttaattgtgGCAACTTCTAACCAGCACATGATGAGAAGGGGGTACAATTAATCTATTGGTAGCTAGCAATACCAGTCAACCTATTTCAGCAGGTTCAGGAAATAATTCTTCAGTACATCCACAGTGGTAACATTGCCCTTCTTGTTTTTGATTAGACATTTGTGCATCATCTAGAGCAGCGGTTGTGACTTTTCTGATGTTGTCAAATTGCAATGCCCAGTAATTATAGCCagcatttaaaaaatgaagatgGCAATGCAACAATAGCAGGAGTTTCTCATTGACCATCCCTGATCTCGTGAGAAATAATCCTAGGAATTCAGAACCTTGCCAAAAAGAAATACTGCAGTGCTTATTTCCAGATGGTtgccacctctgaatatttccTAATACTGTAAGATATCTTAATGTTAAATATCTTCCTTACTTTTTAAGGATACTCTCTTATCTGGAGAGATCTGGAACATTATGTTTCATCTAATCCTGGCAAAAATCAAAGCTTTACCTGCTGATTATGatatggttcccaaccttttggtcttctgggtgttttggatttcagttcccagaattcttgaGGGTTGGCCAAGTTGGCTGaggctcctgggagttgaagtcccaaatttGTGAAGGGCCAAAAATTGGGAAGCAGTGGTACAAATACATATTCTTTCAGAAGACTAGCCAGAAGTTGGCTGAGGCTCCTGGGAGGTGAAGTCCCAAACTGgtgaaggaccaaaagttgggaagcACTGGTGCAAATCCATATAGAAGACTAGCCAGATGTTGTAGTGGTCATCAAACTGAGCCTTGTTGGTAAACCCAGACAGTTCTATTATGGTCTGATTTTGGATCCTGAAACCCAATACAAAACTggtggagaaccaaaggttgggaagcactggtgTGAATCCATATTCTTCCAGAAGACTAGCCAGACACTGGAGTGGTTATCAAACTGAGCATTGTTTGCAAACTCAGACAATTCTATTATGGTCTGGTCTTGGGTCCTGAAACCCAAAGAAATCTCAATAAAATGTATCTCCCATtaagggacaggaagggagaggaaacatCTGAGTTGGGACAGATCACCTTTAGGTCGTTGGGACACCAGACAAGGAAATATGAAGTCACCATCTTTTGAATTCTACTGTCATGTTATGTCTGATTTTTCTCCCACTTGGTTCATCCTACTGGAAAGCAATCAGGAATGGTTATGGATAGAATGGTGCCATGGAACATTGGGCATGCTTTCTGCATCCTCACCATCCCCAAATATTGGGTAACGTAGTATTTTTGGGTAGCATATGCTCAGAATCCTTTGTCTGGCATGACCTCTGACTGCATTAGCTGGTGCAGTCTGAAAGATtcgattttttttttaccctaaTTAGATTTTGGTCATCATTTTGCTCTCTTCTGTGGGGGAAGAAGGTACATTTGGAGTTTGGAAGTGTATACAAGTAGGTCTCTTCCTCTTTAGGCTTAGAGCATTGGCAGGTGACCAATCCAGCTGACTGTTGACACCAGCCACTTATGTGATGCCTCCATGACGTCACACCATCCTTGGATGATTCCTGTAAAAATCCGGCTTCCAAAGGACAACTGTGCGGCACAAAGGAGGTTTTGTCCTCTATTTTCCCTCATGGGGCGCATCTGGCAATGCCGCGCAGCCAGAGAACTATTGAATTTGCACATGCACCAGCCAGCCGTTGCGGCTCAATTTTAATTCTCGGAGGGCACATTAGTGCCGGACATCGAGCTAGCGCTGTAATGCcgaataataatttttaatatctgGAATGGCACAAGTCAGCCTGGCACATAAACACCAGCAGTCTTCTTAATGTAGCACAAAACTTGTAGAATTCTCTTCCCGCACGATTTTGGATGTAATCTTGCCTAAAACGCATTTGCAGCACCCTTTTAGAGCAATTCCAGCTTCTTGAGTGCTCTTGAGATACCTGCAAGGGCATTTTTAAAAGAGGAGAGCCAGTCCAGAAAATAGGCTGAGGAGGATTTGGAGAGGCTCCAGACTTCATAAGGAAGCTGGACAGGGTTTCTGGGGATTTCTATGGATGCTGACTTCATTATTTGGACAGTGGGCATGGCTCAGTCTTCTGCAGAGTGTTTGCATGCATGCAGTCATCCCCTCACCAAAAAGAAGACACGCGCAAAGAATTAAGCTGTGCAGTGATACTTGAAATAACAGGATTTTCCTGAAAGGCCAAGGAAAAGACTGGTGCCTCTCCCATCTCCAGTTGGGCTGGTTGAAATTAATTTACACATAAGCTCTATTAATAATCCACAAGGATTCAAGGACTGTTTCTGCAAATCTGTTTCCTGATCTAATGTGAATGTGAGTCACTGAAACCTTTTACTTAGGAGGATGAATGGGAGGGAGAGAGGTTTAAGAATGCATCAACTCTTCCTTTAACTGTTTTCTTCCCCTTTGTAGTTTCCTTGGTGCCCTTTATTATGGGAAGAAGGCGTGGAATACGATGTGGAAAGatatttttgtggaatttttgtagACAGGTATTCAATCCAAAGGTGGGGAACCTTTTGTGCCTGCAAACATTTtggattattgggttgttgtgagttttccaggttgcatggctatgttccagaaggattcctgacgtttcacctgcatctatggcaggcatcctcagaggttgtgaggtcctcacaatctctgaggttgCGTGCCATggaagcaggtgaaacgtcaggaaagaatttatttatttatcttgtcaggcaaccgaacagttgtattacatttttgacagaacaaacaaacaaacatacaaaagacacaggaaaaaaaagataCAGAAAAAAGTCAGGaaagtatgcttctggaacatgaccatacagcctggaaaacacacaacaacc
This genomic interval from Anolis sagrei isolate rAnoSag1 chromosome 2, rAnoSag1.mat, whole genome shotgun sequence contains the following:
- the C2H6orf47 gene encoding uncharacterized protein C6orf47 homolog, translating into MFFSRAKSWLPGLPWRRPKAEDVWGKPQEDWKEGFEKTPPRAPPPSKARWWNGRRILEAIGWGENATGGAHSLLASIPQHLTPPKASMESPEHFQICFNFARHLFDLCVVTLLCASSPAFRLVLDIVGLGGPIKVWLHGFACFLVTAYGMYLALWLVQEYLVQFACLYGFLQTLVLCVSIRAGPPEPQEDEQSAELDVTKGEAGKEEEPSATDTCKQ